A region of the Candidatus Paceibacterota bacterium genome:
CCTGCAGGCAATGGCAACAGGGGATAGCAGTAGCAACGCCGGAAATTGAAAGGCCGGCGAGAGTAGAGACATCAACCATAAAGGAGTTTGGATGAGACCACTTTCCATCCGCGCGCTGGCACTGTCGGCTTCGTTGCTGGTCGGCAGCACAGGATTTGCCTTTGTTCAACCAGGGAATCCACCTTTGCCCAACCTGGACAAGCGGCAGAAGCAATCGCCGCAGCTGGCGCCTGCCCAGGCGGCCGCGCTGACCGAACTGCGGGCCCAAGTGCCGAATGTGACTGTAGATTTTGAACCGGTAACCGCCGCGCCCAAGAGCGTGTCTGTGCGGAACGGCTTCTTAAGCGGGCCCGGCGGGCTGGGCAAGGGGATTTCAGCCGGCAGCCTGGCAGGCTTTGCTCCCGCCGACCCGAATCGGGTGACCAAGGCGTTCTTGCAGAGCCACGCTTCGCTTTTCGGCTTCGGACCGGAGGCCCTGGACCAGGCCCGCGTCAGCCGCGAACACGTCACCGCCCGCAACGGGTTGCGCACCGTAGTCTGGGAGCAACAGGTAGACGGCATCGCCGTGTTCGAGGCAGTCCTGATTTCCCACACGACGAAAGACGGCGAATTAGTCAACCTAAGCAGCCAGTTCGTGCCCAAAGCCGAGGCGGCTGCCGAACGAGGCACTCCCAACCGGGCGGCGCTGCTTGCCGCCCCGCCCCTCTCCGCACTCCAGGCGGTGGCCTTGGCAGCGCAGAATGTCCGGGTTGAACTGCAAGCGGAAAATGTGACTGCCTTGGCGGCGGCGGCCAATTCGAGTCAACGGCAGAAGTTCAAGGCGCCGGGATTGAGTGGCGAGGGCGATGCGAAGTTAATCTGGCTGCCGATAAACCAGCGCACGCTGCGCCTTTGCTGGGATGTGGTCCTCACCAGCCGCGCGCGCGGCGAAATGTACCGGGTGCTCGTGGATGCGCAATCGGGCGCGGCGCTGGTGCGACATTGCCTGACCGAATATCACACTGACGCCAGCTACCGGGTTTTTACCAGCGACAGCCCATCCCCGTTTTCGCCCGGCCATGCCACGCCCGCTACCGCCCAGCCGCCGCTGGTGTCGCGGGAATTGTTGACACTCTCGGCCGCAGATACCAACGCCTCGCCGCTCGGCTGGATTAGCGACGGCGACAATCAAACCCTCGGCAACAACGTGGATGCCCACACCGACCGGAACGCCGACGATTCGCCTGATCTGCCGCGCCCGCAAGGCTCGCCCTCGCGGGTATTCGACTTCCCGATGACGCTGACCAGCCAGGATCCGACCAATTATTCGCCCGCCGCAGTGGTGCAGCTTTTCTATCTGAATAATTGGATGCACGACAAGCTGTATGAGCTGGGATTCACCGAGGCGGCCGGCAACTTCCAGAGCGACAATTTCGGGCGCGGGGGCCTGGGCAATGATGCGGTGCAGGCCGACGCCCAGGATGGAAGCGGGTTGAACAACGCTAACTTCTCAACCCCGCCGGACGGCTCGCCCGGACGGATGCAGATGTACATATTCTCCGCCCCCAACCCCCGTCGCGACGGGGACCTGGACGCGGAGGTGGTTCTGCACGAGTACACCCACGGGCTGAGCAACCGGCGGGTCGGCGGAGGCGTGGGCATGAGCGCTTTGCAGTCCAGGGGCATGGGGGAGGGATGGTCCGATTTCTATCCGCTGGCACTCTTTAGCGAGGCGGACGACGACGTGAACGGCAACTATGCCGCCGGCGCCTACGCCAGCCACCAGCTTGGCGGCTCGGGCAACCTGTATAGTTATTACTTCGGCATTCGCCGCTATCCGTTCACGACGGACATGAGCAAGAACCCGCTGACCTTCAACGACATTGACCCTTCGCAGGCCGACTATTGTTCCTCAGGCGCCCCCTATCACACGACCATGTTTGGCACGTGCAGCGCGGGCACCGCCAGCGAGGTTCACAACATGGGCGAAGTCTGGTGCGTCGCCCTATGGGATGCGCGGGCCAACCTGATCAACCGCTACGGCTGGGCTGGCGGCAACCAACTGATGCTGCAACTGGTTACGGATGGCATGAGCCTTTCGCCACCCAACCCGACCTTCCTGCAGGCGCGCGACGCCATTCTTCAGGCCGACCTGGTGAACAACGGCGGGGCCAACCGGAACGAGTTGTGGGCTGCCTTTGCCAAGCGGGGCATGGGCTTCGGGGCGACTTCGCCGGCCAGTTCCACGACTGCCGGCGTGCATGAGTCTTTTGACCTGCCTGACGATTTGTCCATTACCCCCAACGCCAGCTTGATCAGCAGTGGTCCGGTCGGCGGGCCGTTCAGCCCCAACTCGATCAGCTTCACCCTGACCAACGCCGGAAGCAGCTCGTTTGACTGGGCAAGTGTCAGCCCCGCGACCTGGCTGGACCTGGCTCCTGCCAGCGGCACGCTGACGCCGGGCGGCGAGGCGGTTACGGTGACCGCCAGCGTGAACGCGTCCGCCAACAGTCTGGCGACCGGCCTTTACCCGGCTACGGTCTGGTTCACAAACTTGAGCAGCCAAGTGGCGCAAAGCCGGCAGTTCCTGCTGCGCATCGGGCAGCCGGACTACTTTACCGAGCTCTTCGATGACAGCCCGAACGACCTGGCATTTCAGTCCTTCACGTTTACCCCCGACGGGAGCGCCAGCTTCTACTCGGTGTGCCGGGAGGCAACCAACAATTTCCCAACCGATCCAACCGGCGGCATCACAGTGTCACTGAGCGACGATTCCTATGCCGCGGTCACGCTGACGGGAACCAATACCGTGGCCATCTACAGCACGCGCAGAAGCACCTTCTACATCGGCAGCAACGGCTACCTGACGCTGAACTCCGGCGACTCCGAGTATAGCGAATCGGCCGACAGCCACTTTGATCGCCCGCGCGTTTCAGCCATGTTCCACGATCTATATCCTCCTGGAGGCGGCACCATTTACCGTCAGGAACTCAGTGACCGGGCTGTGGTCACCTTCCAGGGCATCTCTGGTATCGGCACGACTCTGCCGAACAGCTTCCAAATCGAGCTTTTCTATGACGGTCGAATTCGGCTGACCTACCTGACCGTCAACTGCCTTTACAACATGGTAGGTTTGTCCGCCGGACAGAGCGTTCCTGCCGGTTTTCTAGAGAGCGACTTGAGCGGCATTGCCCCCTGCACGCCGCCGGATTTCTTGCAGGTCGGTCCCGGCACAGGCCTCGTCTCACAAGGGTATGAAGGCGGCCCCTTCACGCCTTCGAACACTTCCTACACCCTGAGCAACGCAGATACGAATTCACTCGACTGGTCGGCTTCGGCCAGCCAACCGTGGGCCACTGTGGATCCGCTTGACGGGAGCCTGGCCCCTGGAACGACGACCAACGTCACTGTGGCGATCAACGCCAACGCCCAAAGCCTCAGCCCCGACAATTACAGCGCCACGGTCACGTTCAGCAATCTGGAGACGGGCTTCCAGCAAACCCGCAATGTGTCCCTGCTGGTAGCGGCCATCCCCGGTGAAATTGGAGTGCTGGATTCGATTCTCCCGAATGACGACACGAACATGCCCTTCGGGCCGGTCATTGTGGGCTTGAACCGCACCGAGCATATCACCATCACGAACTCGGATGATACGTATGGGCTGGTGATTTCAGGGATCAACCTGGGGAACTCATTCTCTGGACTGTCCGGGGCGGCGGCAAGCGGTGCAGTCGAGCGGGTCGGCACGGCCTTGGACGTGAATCCCGCAGACCTGCAAAAACCCTTTGGGCAGAATGCGGCCAAGGGCACCGGGCCGTCATCCTGCGCCTTCCGGTGGGAGAATCCGCTGACAACCGATGCCAGAATTCTGGTTTACGCGGACGATTACTTTCATACCGCGCCAAACACATACGAGGATCAAGCGCTGAGCCTTTTAGGCCTGTCCTATACCGCCTATTACAATGGGGCTTTCACCAGCTTCGAGACTGCCCTCGCGACAGGCGGCCCCTGGGACCTGGTGGTGTTCGCCAACGACAATGACATTTGTCCACAATCCACGTTGGATGCGTTGCTTGCTTACGTCAATGCCGACGGCAGGCTCATTGCCCACACATGGAGGATGGGCACGTTTTCCAGTCATCAATTGTGGTCGGCATTGGGGGCGGTGTATGTTTCCGACGACACGACGCCGCCCGATCCGGTTTATTGGTGGGAGCCAACACATGCGCTATTCACTAATCCTGAACAAGTGCCGATGTTCACTG
Encoded here:
- a CDS encoding M36 family metallopeptidase, whose protein sequence is MRPLSIRALALSASLLVGSTGFAFVQPGNPPLPNLDKRQKQSPQLAPAQAAALTELRAQVPNVTVDFEPVTAAPKSVSVRNGFLSGPGGLGKGISAGSLAGFAPADPNRVTKAFLQSHASLFGFGPEALDQARVSREHVTARNGLRTVVWEQQVDGIAVFEAVLISHTTKDGELVNLSSQFVPKAEAAAERGTPNRAALLAAPPLSALQAVALAAQNVRVELQAENVTALAAAANSSQRQKFKAPGLSGEGDAKLIWLPINQRTLRLCWDVVLTSRARGEMYRVLVDAQSGAALVRHCLTEYHTDASYRVFTSDSPSPFSPGHATPATAQPPLVSRELLTLSAADTNASPLGWISDGDNQTLGNNVDAHTDRNADDSPDLPRPQGSPSRVFDFPMTLTSQDPTNYSPAAVVQLFYLNNWMHDKLYELGFTEAAGNFQSDNFGRGGLGNDAVQADAQDGSGLNNANFSTPPDGSPGRMQMYIFSAPNPRRDGDLDAEVVLHEYTHGLSNRRVGGGVGMSALQSRGMGEGWSDFYPLALFSEADDDVNGNYAAGAYASHQLGGSGNLYSYYFGIRRYPFTTDMSKNPLTFNDIDPSQADYCSSGAPYHTTMFGTCSAGTASEVHNMGEVWCVALWDARANLINRYGWAGGNQLMLQLVTDGMSLSPPNPTFLQARDAILQADLVNNGGANRNELWAAFAKRGMGFGATSPASSTTAGVHESFDLPDDLSITPNASLISSGPVGGPFSPNSISFTLTNAGSSSFDWASVSPATWLDLAPASGTLTPGGEAVTVTASVNASANSLATGLYPATVWFTNLSSQVAQSRQFLLRIGQPDYFTELFDDSPNDLAFQSFTFTPDGSASFYSVCREATNNFPTDPTGGITVSLSDDSYAAVTLTGTNTVAIYSTRRSTFYIGSNGYLTLNSGDSEYSESADSHFDRPRVSAMFHDLYPPGGGTIYRQELSDRAVVTFQGISGIGTTLPNSFQIELFYDGRIRLTYLTVNCLYNMVGLSAGQSVPAGFLESDLSGIAPCTPPDFLQVGPGTGLVSQGYEGGPFTPSNTSYTLSNADTNSLDWSASASQPWATVDPLDGSLAPGTTTNVTVAINANAQSLSPDNYSATVTFSNLETGFQQTRNVSLLVAAIPGEIGVLDSILPNDDTNMPFGPVIVGLNRTEHITITNSDDTYGLVISGINLGNSFSGLSGAAASGAVERVGTALDVNPADLQKPFGQNAAKGTGPSSCAFRWENPLTTDARILVYADDYFHTAPNTYEDQALSLLGLSYTAYYNGAFTSFETALATGGPWDLVVFANDNDICPQSTLDALLAYVNADGRLIAHTWRMGTFSSHQLWSALGAVYVSDDTTPPDPVYWWEPTHALFTNPEQVPMFTALAAVGYGTYGQRLSLVAGNSAPAGYTTTATASAVAIVVAPSGQTILKGFLDAQNGADLDSDGKPDGVELWANLISSQLVPPGFQLAGLPDFPVTVAPGSSLTFDVIYAPQVVVTNTGVVTIESNDAETPQVKVLLSGQGIPDYLSVTPASDFDAQGPPGGPFTPASTSYVLSNTSPVAINWTASPTQSWVTVIPAGGTLAASESVSVLVNLSASANALTVGLWENSITFSNLTTGMLQQRAVALKIQPAFIALTNADVALLAESCGSGNGAIDPNETVTLELGLANMGNVPASNAVVTLLPTGGVNSPSGAQSYGTLLPGGPAVSNVFSFTATGTCGGMLAVTLQVQAGTSNFTVAFPFRLGVPDVVLSESFDTATAPELPSEWTVALSGAGSPWTTTALGKDTAPNAAFAPDPSSTCDNQLTSPSFLAPATGAQLSFRHAYSTESCCDAGWLQISIAGGAFTDILTAGGSFVTNGYPAGNGWRGTSTGYPAFITTIVNLPAAAQNQNVQLRWRFTADGSVSGMGWYVDTISVGGSYTCCVDPGIPTHFTWDPIASPQCASVPFNVTIRARNDADGIATKFTGVLALTAGDLLTTNTILAAPSLVYSVGGNPYTAGYSFAPSTNLTVTHVRHYFGTKVSIWTDAGTLVASRDVTSTGGTWLQTALATPVQLTAGTTYRVAAYSGGGTYYCRTDLGSNFPNGIIMQSYRSSGDAFPTVSDTARWWLVDLAYTALAGYPLTPTVSGNFVQGVWTGSLTVGQTASNVILRADDGVRPVAAANPIEVVGMPGIETERFGNMMLFIWPLWPVGSPAFTLESSTNLLPLSWVPIAQPPLQIEDSYVVPVYMFEPQRYYRLKLTGP